The Pseudarthrobacter sp. NS4 genome includes a window with the following:
- a CDS encoding uracil-DNA glycosylase: MRPASGIDAFIDKLAAVETGPACTNFFAHGVPANIQRRENLRIYLTEMLDRAPKVLLVGEAPGFRGMRITGVPFTNRGMFEGPANGFGLFGTGKGYALPPDAAGVAAEPTATVMWQVLAELEFLPLLWSAFPWHPHLPGQPLSNRTPTRAEAALGTPFWQALVEIFAVQTVVAVGNVAHLSVQRSGLDVPKVRHPSHGGRVGFKRGLEQLLEAGMQA; the protein is encoded by the coding sequence ATGCGCCCGGCTTCCGGCATAGATGCCTTCATTGACAAGCTCGCGGCGGTGGAAACGGGCCCTGCCTGCACCAACTTCTTCGCCCATGGTGTCCCGGCAAATATCCAGCGCAGGGAAAACCTGCGGATCTACCTGACGGAGATGCTGGACCGCGCGCCGAAAGTGCTGCTGGTGGGGGAGGCCCCTGGTTTCAGGGGCATGCGTATCACCGGGGTTCCGTTCACCAACCGTGGGATGTTCGAGGGGCCGGCCAACGGCTTCGGGCTGTTCGGGACGGGGAAGGGCTACGCTCTGCCGCCGGACGCTGCGGGGGTTGCCGCCGAACCGACCGCTACGGTGATGTGGCAGGTGCTGGCCGAGCTAGAATTCCTTCCCCTGCTGTGGAGCGCCTTCCCGTGGCATCCGCATCTTCCGGGACAGCCCCTGTCCAATCGGACTCCAACGCGGGCGGAAGCTGCCCTCGGAACACCTTTTTGGCAGGCGCTGGTGGAGATCTTTGCCGTTCAGACGGTGGTGGCCGTGGGTAACGTGGCGCACCTCAGCGTGCAGCGGAGCGGACTCGATGTGCCCAAGGTGAGGCATCCGTCCCATGGCGGACGGGTCGGCTTCAAACGGGGTCTGGAGCAGCTCCTTGAGGCTGGAATGCAGGCTTGA
- a CDS encoding molybdopterin-dependent oxidoreductase, whose product MAGETNGAVDSNGAVHVDGTIRINGVLADAAPRPGQCLRTFLREQGNLGVKKGCDGGDCGACTVHVDGTPVHSCIYPAVRAEGHAVTTIEGLAGTSGGDELHPVQQQFMERQGFQCGFCTAGILMTAATFDDEQKENLPRNLKGNLCRCTGYRAIADAVCGQAGHPDPQGQGSGIAGEGQPDPEPGQLGDDVPAPASRAVVTGTARYTLDIPREQQPGLLHMKILRSPHASARVASINTAAALKVPGVVAVFTHEDAPAQLFSTAQHELFTDDPDDTRVLDDVVRFIGQRVAAVVAESVGAAEAGVRALEVEYQELPAVFTPQDALFPGAALVHGDKDGTASRIARPDRNVVAELHSELGSVAEGFAAADFIHEQTYRTQRVQHVALETHAAIASVDGEGRLQVRTSSQVPFLVRRTLCRVFGLEEDQVHVVAGRVGGGFGGKQEVLTEDLVALAALKLKRPVQLELTRTEQFIATTTRHPFTIKLKAGATSDGRLTALELDVLTNTGAYGNHGPGVMFHGCGESLSVYNCANKKVDAHAMYTNTVPAGAFRGYGLSQMIFAIESAMDELAVGIGMDPLEFRRRNMVREGDRMLSTQPEPEEDVHYGSYGLDQCLDLVRDALDRGRERYRAAGLDELGPDWMTGEGVALSMIDTVPPRGHFAHSKLRLLRDGTYQADVGTAEFGNGTTTVHAQLAATALSTDAPRVVVRQSDTDLIEHDTGAFGSAGTVVAGKATLAAAEELAVRLRAFAAGIHQTQAAACVLDGDAIVIDGASVPLAELAQAAADAGVELAAEGRWGGTPRSVAFNVHGFRVAVNRGTGELKILQSVQAADAGVVVNPRQCRGQIEGGIAQAIGAALYEEVVVNDAGKVTTDILRQYHIPTFADVPRSEVYFADTNDEMGPLGAKSMSESPFNPVAPALANAIRNATGVRFAALPIARDKIYLGLKEAGLVPELERAAG is encoded by the coding sequence ATGGCCGGCGAGACCAACGGAGCCGTGGACAGCAACGGTGCTGTCCACGTGGACGGGACCATACGGATTAATGGGGTGTTGGCGGACGCCGCTCCCCGCCCGGGGCAATGCCTGCGCACCTTCCTGCGGGAGCAGGGCAACCTCGGGGTTAAGAAGGGCTGCGACGGCGGTGACTGCGGCGCCTGCACGGTGCACGTGGACGGAACGCCGGTGCACAGCTGCATTTACCCGGCGGTGCGGGCCGAGGGGCATGCGGTCACCACCATCGAGGGCCTGGCGGGCACTTCCGGCGGGGATGAGCTTCACCCGGTCCAGCAGCAGTTTATGGAGCGGCAGGGCTTCCAGTGCGGCTTCTGCACAGCGGGCATACTGATGACGGCCGCGACGTTTGATGATGAGCAGAAGGAGAACCTGCCCCGGAACCTCAAGGGGAATCTCTGCCGGTGCACGGGATACCGTGCCATCGCTGATGCAGTCTGCGGGCAGGCCGGCCACCCGGATCCCCAGGGACAGGGCTCGGGGATCGCAGGGGAAGGGCAGCCGGACCCTGAACCGGGGCAGCTGGGCGACGACGTCCCTGCCCCGGCCAGCAGGGCAGTGGTCACCGGCACCGCCCGCTACACCCTCGACATTCCGCGGGAACAGCAACCGGGCCTGCTGCACATGAAGATCCTGCGCTCGCCGCACGCCTCGGCCCGCGTTGCCTCCATCAACACGGCGGCGGCGCTGAAAGTGCCCGGAGTGGTTGCTGTCTTCACCCATGAGGACGCTCCGGCCCAGCTGTTTTCCACAGCCCAGCACGAGCTCTTCACGGACGATCCGGACGACACCCGTGTACTGGATGACGTGGTGCGGTTCATCGGGCAGCGCGTTGCCGCCGTCGTCGCCGAATCTGTGGGCGCCGCCGAAGCCGGTGTCCGTGCCCTGGAAGTGGAGTACCAGGAGCTACCCGCGGTTTTCACGCCGCAGGACGCGCTGTTTCCGGGCGCGGCACTGGTTCACGGCGACAAGGACGGCACGGCCTCCCGGATCGCCCGGCCGGACCGCAACGTGGTGGCCGAGCTCCACTCGGAACTGGGAAGCGTGGCAGAAGGATTCGCTGCGGCCGACTTCATCCACGAGCAGACGTACCGCACGCAGCGGGTCCAGCACGTCGCCTTGGAAACCCACGCTGCCATCGCCTCCGTGGACGGCGAGGGCCGCCTCCAGGTCCGCACCTCCAGCCAGGTCCCGTTCCTGGTGCGCCGCACACTGTGCCGGGTCTTCGGGCTTGAGGAGGACCAGGTACACGTGGTGGCCGGCCGCGTGGGCGGGGGATTCGGCGGCAAGCAGGAGGTCCTCACGGAGGATCTGGTGGCGCTCGCCGCCCTGAAGCTGAAGCGGCCGGTCCAGCTGGAGCTCACCCGGACCGAGCAGTTCATCGCCACTACCACCCGCCATCCCTTCACTATCAAGCTCAAGGCCGGGGCCACCTCTGATGGCCGGCTGACAGCGCTGGAGCTGGATGTCCTCACCAATACCGGCGCCTACGGCAACCATGGCCCGGGCGTGATGTTCCACGGCTGCGGTGAATCGCTGAGCGTCTACAACTGCGCCAACAAGAAGGTGGACGCGCACGCGATGTACACCAATACGGTGCCGGCGGGGGCTTTCCGCGGCTACGGGCTGAGCCAGATGATTTTCGCCATCGAGTCCGCCATGGATGAACTCGCGGTGGGAATCGGCATGGACCCGCTCGAGTTCCGCCGCCGGAACATGGTCCGCGAAGGGGACCGGATGCTGTCCACGCAGCCGGAGCCGGAGGAGGACGTCCACTACGGCAGCTACGGGCTGGACCAGTGCCTGGACCTGGTCCGGGATGCGCTGGACCGGGGGCGGGAACGCTACCGGGCTGCCGGCCTGGACGAGCTGGGTCCGGACTGGATGACCGGCGAAGGTGTGGCGTTGTCCATGATCGACACTGTGCCGCCGCGCGGCCACTTTGCCCATTCGAAGCTCCGGCTCCTGCGGGACGGAACGTACCAGGCCGACGTCGGCACCGCCGAGTTCGGGAACGGCACCACCACGGTCCATGCCCAGCTCGCAGCCACGGCCCTGTCCACGGACGCCCCGCGGGTGGTGGTGCGGCAGTCGGACACGGACCTGATTGAGCACGATACCGGTGCGTTCGGCTCGGCAGGCACTGTGGTGGCCGGAAAGGCCACACTGGCAGCGGCGGAGGAGCTGGCCGTCCGCCTCCGCGCCTTCGCGGCCGGTATCCATCAGACACAGGCCGCAGCGTGCGTCCTTGACGGCGATGCCATCGTTATCGACGGAGCGTCCGTGCCGCTCGCGGAACTGGCGCAGGCTGCCGCGGATGCCGGCGTCGAACTTGCCGCAGAGGGCCGCTGGGGCGGCACTCCACGCTCGGTCGCGTTCAATGTCCATGGTTTCCGGGTGGCAGTGAACCGCGGCACGGGAGAGCTGAAAATCCTGCAGAGCGTGCAGGCAGCCGACGCCGGAGTGGTGGTGAACCCGCGCCAGTGCCGGGGCCAGATTGAAGGGGGCATTGCCCAGGCCATCGGCGCCGCACTGTATGAGGAGGTGGTGGTGAACGATGCAGGAAAGGTCACCACGGACATCCTCCGGCAGTACCACATCCCCACCTTTGCGGACGTCCCGCGCAGTGAGGTGTACTTCGCGGACACCAACGACGAGATGGGTCCACTGGGTGCCAAGTCCATGAGCGAAAGCCCCTTCAACCCGGTGGCTCCGGCCCTGGCGAATGCCATCCGGAATGCCACCGGGGTGCGCTTTGCAGCACTGCCTATTGCCCGGGACAAAATCTATCTGGGGCTGAAGGAGGCAGGGCTGGTGCCCGAGCTGGAGCGCGCCGCCGGCTGA
- a CDS encoding HNH endonuclease signature motif containing protein: MGKGAVTKAFEDIIAALAVLNAEAAGCGSEPFSDADPLAGLADGCLEILAGAAGVQAMVSGLVANAAGTYADTARAAAPPDAPVQAQEMAIAAEIGSLLALSDRAAGALLAQSHALTTSLPRTVAALRNGTISWQHAKVMVDETATLDPVGAAALEAHFLDPDVPRPAAAAGIGEMPAYRFRAKARTWRERHHPKSIEKRHAKGVAYRRVEYRPDQDGMAWLSAYLPADQALGGWYRLTELSRAMQGPDEERTLTQLRADNFAEALLASRAGVLAETAAGPSLSIRAQVLVTVPALSLMGLTDELAMLDGYGPIPPSMARDLVANGAGSFYRVLVDPRDGAPLEIGRTSYRLTKPMRNWLRLRDGKCSFPGCSNHSLDNEADHLLAWHQGGSTGISNLGQPCPKHHRLKHTSTWKPTEATKNEPPGWISPSGRRYKSEHQDWEPPHWPQHLGLEQKPEPKSKAKQPYLAPLGAPFGHADFVVGGLSLCEDSLEGFLHRRA; this comes from the coding sequence ATGGGGAAAGGGGCGGTGACGAAGGCGTTTGAGGACATCATTGCCGCTCTTGCCGTGCTCAATGCCGAGGCCGCCGGGTGTGGTTCCGAGCCATTTTCGGATGCTGATCCGTTAGCAGGGCTGGCTGATGGCTGCCTGGAGATCCTTGCCGGAGCCGCAGGGGTCCAAGCAATGGTTTCGGGGCTGGTGGCCAACGCCGCGGGGACGTACGCGGACACCGCACGGGCAGCAGCTCCTCCGGACGCACCCGTTCAGGCGCAGGAAATGGCTATCGCCGCCGAAATTGGTAGCCTTCTCGCCCTGAGTGACCGTGCCGCGGGCGCCCTTCTTGCCCAGTCGCACGCCCTGACCACGTCCCTGCCCCGGACAGTGGCGGCCCTGCGCAACGGAACAATTTCCTGGCAGCACGCCAAAGTGATGGTTGACGAGACTGCCACCCTTGACCCCGTCGGCGCCGCAGCGCTGGAAGCCCATTTCCTGGACCCGGACGTGCCCAGGCCGGCTGCAGCGGCCGGGATCGGGGAGATGCCAGCCTACCGGTTCCGGGCCAAGGCCCGGACCTGGCGCGAACGCCACCATCCCAAAAGCATCGAGAAACGCCACGCCAAAGGTGTGGCCTACCGGCGGGTCGAATACCGGCCGGATCAGGACGGCATGGCCTGGCTGTCCGCTTACTTGCCCGCGGACCAGGCACTGGGCGGTTGGTACCGGCTTACCGAGCTTTCCAGGGCAATGCAGGGACCCGACGAGGAACGCACCCTTACCCAGCTCAGGGCCGACAATTTCGCCGAAGCGCTTCTCGCCAGCCGTGCCGGCGTCCTCGCTGAAACGGCTGCCGGCCCGTCGTTGTCGATCCGGGCCCAGGTGCTGGTCACCGTACCGGCGTTGTCCCTGATGGGCCTAACGGACGAACTGGCGATGCTCGACGGGTACGGCCCGATCCCGCCGTCGATGGCCAGGGACCTCGTCGCCAACGGCGCCGGCTCGTTCTACCGGGTCCTCGTAGATCCGAGGGACGGGGCTCCACTGGAAATCGGCCGCACCAGTTACAGATTGACCAAACCGATGCGGAACTGGCTGCGCCTGCGGGATGGGAAGTGCTCGTTCCCGGGTTGCAGCAACCACTCGTTGGATAACGAAGCGGATCACCTCCTGGCCTGGCATCAGGGCGGGAGTACCGGGATCAGCAACCTGGGACAGCCCTGCCCGAAGCACCACCGGCTCAAGCACACCAGCACCTGGAAACCCACGGAGGCAACCAAGAACGAGCCACCGGGCTGGATATCCCCATCCGGACGACGCTACAAAAGCGAACACCAGGACTGGGAACCACCACACTGGCCCCAGCACTTAGGGCTCGAACAAAAACCTGAGCCGAAATCAAAGGCGAAGCAGCCGTACTTAGCACCCCTCGGCGCTCCTTTTGGTCATGCAGATTTCGTCGTGGGCGGCCTGTCACTGTGCGAGGACAGCCTGGAAGGGTTCCTGCATAGGCGCGCCTGA
- a CDS encoding aldo/keto reductase produces MEQRILGKTGRKVSTVGLGTWQLGADWGNVDPAQAQAILAASVEAGVTLFDTADVYGDGKSEQAIGKFLADNPGLDITVATKMGRRMDQLPENYTLANFRQWVDRSRKNLGTDTLDLVQLHCPPTPVYSNAEVYDALDTLVAEGAIRNYGVSVERTDEALEAIRHEGTASVQIILNAFRLKPLDEVLPAAKAANVGIIARVPLASGLLSGKYSKETTFAENDHRNYNRNGDSFDVGETFSGVDYELGLKAVKEFEQLVPSGATTAQAAIAWIAAQDGVTTVIPGARNVEQATANAAAASVAVSEEFGAGVRWIYDHYFREAIHPRW; encoded by the coding sequence ATGGAACAGCGGATTTTAGGCAAGACCGGACGTAAAGTCTCCACCGTGGGACTGGGCACGTGGCAGCTCGGCGCCGACTGGGGCAACGTTGACCCGGCGCAGGCCCAGGCCATCCTGGCAGCCTCGGTGGAGGCGGGCGTCACCCTTTTCGATACTGCTGACGTCTACGGGGATGGCAAGAGCGAGCAGGCCATCGGGAAGTTCCTGGCGGACAACCCCGGGTTGGACATTACCGTGGCCACCAAGATGGGCCGCCGGATGGACCAGCTGCCGGAAAACTACACGCTGGCCAACTTCCGCCAGTGGGTGGACCGTTCACGGAAGAACCTGGGCACTGACACCCTGGACCTGGTCCAGCTGCACTGCCCGCCCACCCCGGTGTACAGCAACGCCGAGGTTTACGACGCCCTGGACACGCTGGTGGCCGAAGGGGCTATCCGCAACTACGGCGTCAGCGTGGAGCGCACCGACGAAGCCCTCGAAGCGATCCGCCATGAAGGAACCGCCTCCGTCCAGATCATCCTGAACGCCTTCCGGCTCAAGCCGCTCGACGAGGTCCTTCCCGCAGCCAAGGCGGCAAACGTGGGGATCATCGCCCGCGTGCCGCTCGCTTCCGGACTGCTCTCCGGCAAGTACTCCAAGGAAACCACCTTCGCGGAGAACGACCACCGGAACTACAACCGCAACGGCGATTCTTTCGACGTCGGCGAGACGTTCTCGGGCGTGGACTATGAGCTGGGGCTGAAGGCCGTGAAGGAGTTCGAACAGCTCGTTCCGTCGGGTGCCACCACCGCCCAGGCAGCAATCGCCTGGATTGCGGCGCAGGACGGCGTCACCACGGTAATCCCCGGCGCGCGCAACGTGGAACAGGCGACGGCGAACGCTGCCGCGGCTTCCGTTGCCGTCAGCGAAGAATTCGGCGCCGGCGTGCGCTGGATCTACGACCACTACTTCCGCGAAGCCATCCACCCCCGCTGGTAG
- the aceE gene encoding pyruvate dehydrogenase (acetyl-transferring), homodimeric type, with the protein MAAGEDTSHILSGLTNQLPDRDPEETAEWVESLDSLIREQGTERAQYIMRSLLQRAGAQSVGVPMVTTTDYVNTIPVDQEAEFPGNEEYERRYRAYMRWNAAVMVHRAQRANIGVGGHISTYAGAATLYEVGFNHFFRGKDHPGGGDQVFFQGHASPGMYARAFMEGRLSEEDLDGFRQEKSRQGHALSSYPHPRLMPEFWEFPTVSMGIGPMNAIYQAQSNRYLHNRGLKDTSDQQVWAFLGDGEMDEPESRGLLQLAANENLDNLNFVINCNLQRLDGPVRGNGKIMQELEAFFRGAGWNVIKVVWGREWDELLSRDADGPLVKIMNETPDGDYQTYKAESGGFVREHFFGKDPATKDLVADLTDDQIWNLKRGGHDYRKVYAAYKAATEFKGKPTVILAKTVKGYGLGPHFEGRNATHQMKKLTLDDLKEFRDYLRIPISDARLEEDPYSPPYFHPGHDAPEIVYLHERRRALGGAVPERRPNHQAVELPESKTFDVAKRGSGKQQAATTMAFVRLLKDLMRDKNFGKHIAPIIPDEARTFGMDAFFPTAKIYNPGGQNYLSVDRDLVLAYKESAQGQLIHPGINEAGAVAAFTAAGTAYATHGVPLVPVYVFYSMFGFQRTGDAFWAAADQMTRGFIIGATAGRTTLTGEGLQHADGHSPLLASTNPAVVTYDPAYGYEMGHIIRDGLERMYGPDSTDRNLMYYLTVYNEPITQPAEPEELDTEGVIKGIYLLAPAKIDGPRTQILASGVSVPWALEAQRILAEDWSVSADVWSVTSWNELRRDGLAAEEEAFLNPGEPTRVPFVTQQLEGATGPVVAVSDYMKAVPDQIRQFVPNEFATLGADGFGFSDTRAAARRYFKNDTHSIVVKALQMLAARGEVKEGTASYAMDRYKLLDVSAGTTGGAGGEA; encoded by the coding sequence GTGGCTGCAGGAGAAGATACCTCCCATATCCTCAGCGGGTTGACTAACCAGCTGCCTGATCGTGATCCGGAAGAGACTGCCGAGTGGGTTGAGTCCCTGGATTCGTTGATCAGGGAACAGGGCACCGAGCGTGCCCAATACATCATGCGGAGCCTGCTGCAGCGTGCGGGTGCGCAGAGTGTCGGGGTGCCGATGGTGACCACTACCGATTACGTGAACACGATCCCGGTGGACCAGGAAGCGGAGTTCCCGGGCAATGAGGAGTACGAGCGCCGGTACCGGGCGTACATGCGGTGGAACGCCGCGGTGATGGTGCACCGGGCGCAGCGGGCCAACATCGGGGTCGGCGGGCACATTTCCACTTACGCCGGCGCGGCGACGCTGTACGAGGTGGGTTTCAACCACTTCTTCCGCGGCAAGGACCATCCCGGCGGCGGGGACCAGGTGTTTTTCCAGGGCCACGCGTCCCCGGGCATGTACGCCAGGGCGTTCATGGAAGGCCGCCTGTCCGAGGAGGACCTGGACGGGTTCCGGCAGGAAAAGTCCCGCCAGGGCCATGCCCTCTCCTCCTACCCGCACCCACGGTTGATGCCGGAGTTCTGGGAATTCCCCACGGTCTCGATGGGTATCGGGCCGATGAACGCGATCTACCAGGCCCAGTCCAACCGGTACCTGCACAACCGGGGCCTGAAAGACACCTCGGACCAGCAGGTCTGGGCGTTTTTGGGTGACGGGGAAATGGACGAGCCCGAGTCCCGCGGCCTGCTCCAGCTCGCCGCGAACGAGAACCTGGACAACCTGAACTTCGTGATCAACTGCAACCTCCAGCGCCTGGACGGGCCGGTGCGCGGCAACGGCAAGATCATGCAGGAACTCGAAGCGTTCTTCCGCGGCGCGGGCTGGAACGTGATCAAGGTCGTCTGGGGCCGGGAATGGGACGAACTGCTCTCCCGCGACGCCGACGGCCCGCTGGTGAAGATCATGAACGAAACCCCCGACGGGGACTACCAGACCTACAAGGCCGAATCCGGCGGGTTCGTCCGCGAACACTTCTTCGGCAAGGACCCGGCCACCAAGGACCTGGTCGCTGACCTGACCGATGACCAGATCTGGAACCTCAAACGCGGCGGCCACGACTACCGCAAGGTCTACGCCGCGTACAAGGCAGCCACCGAATTCAAGGGCAAACCCACCGTCATCCTCGCCAAAACCGTCAAGGGCTACGGACTCGGACCCCACTTCGAAGGCCGCAACGCCACCCACCAGATGAAAAAACTCACCCTGGATGACCTGAAGGAATTCAGGGACTACCTTCGAATTCCGATTTCCGATGCCCGCCTGGAGGAGGATCCCTACAGCCCGCCGTATTTCCATCCCGGCCATGACGCCCCGGAGATTGTTTATCTCCACGAGCGGCGCAGGGCACTCGGGGGCGCCGTCCCCGAACGCCGGCCGAACCACCAGGCCGTTGAGCTGCCTGAGTCCAAGACTTTTGACGTTGCCAAGCGGGGCTCCGGCAAGCAGCAGGCTGCCACCACCATGGCCTTCGTCCGCCTGCTCAAGGACCTGATGCGGGATAAGAACTTCGGCAAGCACATCGCTCCGATCATCCCGGACGAGGCGCGCACGTTCGGCATGGACGCGTTCTTCCCGACGGCGAAGATCTACAACCCGGGCGGGCAGAACTACCTGTCCGTGGACCGGGACCTGGTCCTGGCCTACAAGGAATCCGCCCAGGGCCAACTGATCCACCCCGGGATCAACGAAGCCGGCGCCGTGGCAGCGTTCACCGCCGCCGGAACCGCGTACGCCACCCACGGCGTGCCCCTGGTCCCGGTCTACGTGTTCTACTCCATGTTCGGCTTCCAGCGCACCGGCGACGCCTTCTGGGCAGCCGCGGACCAAATGACCCGCGGCTTCATCATCGGCGCCACCGCAGGCCGGACCACCCTCACCGGCGAAGGCCTCCAGCACGCCGACGGCCACTCCCCCCTGCTGGCCTCCACCAACCCCGCCGTGGTCACCTACGACCCCGCCTACGGCTACGAAATGGGCCACATCATCCGCGACGGCCTGGAACGGATGTACGGACCGGACTCCACCGACCGGAACCTGATGTACTACCTCACCGTGTACAACGAACCGATCACCCAGCCCGCCGAACCCGAAGAACTGGACACCGAAGGCGTCATCAAGGGCATCTACCTGCTCGCCCCCGCCAAAATCGACGGCCCCCGCACCCAGATCCTGGCCTCCGGCGTCTCCGTCCCCTGGGCCCTCGAAGCCCAGCGGATCCTCGCCGAAGACTGGTCCGTCTCCGCCGACGTCTGGTCCGTCACCTCCTGGAACGAACTCCGACGCGACGGCCTCGCCGCCGAAGAAGAAGCCTTCCTCAACCCCGGCGAACCCACACGCGTACCCTTCGTCACCCAACAACTCGAAGGCGCCACCGGCCCCGTCGTCGCCGTGTCCGACTACATGAAAGCCGTCCCCGACCAAATCCGCCAATTCGTCCCCAACGAATTCGCCACCCTCGGCGCCGACGGCTTCGGCTTCTCCGACACCCGCGCCGCAGCCCGCCGCTACTTCAAAAACGACACCCACTCCATCGTGGTGAAGGCGTTGCAGATGCTGGCGGCGAGGGGTGAAGTCAAGGAGGGCACGGCGTCGTACGCGATGGACCGCTACAAGCTCCTGGACGTCAGCGCCGGGACCACCGGCGGTGCAGGCGGCGAAGCCTGA
- the nboR gene encoding nicotine blue oxidoreductase, with product MGDIGAESTGDRRATGVVLAAGAGTRLGLGPKALLPYRGRPLVEVIAGNLLDGGCREVVVVLGAGAPEVAAAAELDRYRIAVNPDWRTGMGSSFLLADQTADPVDHLLIALVDQPGVTRATVGRLLAFHKSGRITAAAYRRREASDGGQPSGPKAGQQHRLLRGHPLLIDASLREAVSATVTGDAGARGFLQAHPDLVDEVDCSDQSTGEDIDTRDQLRLLGWQTAE from the coding sequence ATGGGCGATATTGGTGCGGAAAGCACAGGTGACCGCCGGGCTACGGGCGTCGTCCTGGCAGCCGGGGCCGGTACCCGCCTGGGCTTGGGCCCCAAGGCATTGCTGCCGTACCGTGGGCGGCCGCTGGTGGAAGTCATCGCAGGAAACCTGCTCGACGGCGGCTGCCGCGAGGTGGTGGTGGTGCTGGGGGCCGGGGCACCGGAGGTTGCGGCCGCCGCCGAACTGGACCGGTACCGGATTGCCGTCAACCCCGACTGGCGTACGGGGATGGGCAGTTCATTCCTGCTCGCTGACCAGACGGCGGACCCGGTCGACCATCTGCTGATCGCGCTCGTGGACCAGCCCGGGGTAACCCGGGCAACCGTGGGACGCCTGCTCGCCTTCCACAAGTCCGGCCGGATCACCGCCGCCGCCTACCGCCGTCGGGAAGCCTCCGACGGCGGGCAGCCGTCTGGGCCTAAGGCCGGGCAGCAGCACAGGTTGCTGCGCGGCCATCCGCTGCTCATTGACGCTTCCCTCCGCGAAGCAGTGAGCGCCACCGTAACCGGCGACGCCGGGGCGCGCGGCTTCCTGCAGGCCCACCCGGATCTGGTGGACGAGGTGGATTGCAGCGACCAGTCCACTGGTGAGGACATCGACACACGGGACCAGTTACGGCTTCTCGGCTGGCAGACTGCGGAATAA
- a CDS encoding FAD binding domain-containing protein has translation MDMNTIEAVVPTTDPAQWRDGDAWLAGGTVLFSYGSYAFGPQPLKRLLDLGAAGWEPVAVTDDGIELAATCTIAGLYSLPGSPDVAGRAWPGLDLVRPCCDSFVASFKVWNMSTVGGNLCTSLPAGPVISLCAGLDGVATILGPGGTSRTVPVADFVTGDATNCLAPGELLRSVYLPASALASRAAFRRLSLSNLGRSGVLLIGRLDGGTSLVLTVTAATKRPVQLRFDGIPDADELAASLDESIPGDLYHDDIHGLPAWRRDMTFRLAEEIRSELAAPQGAPGLTVSGDFWPPQARHNALSKGA, from the coding sequence ATGGACATGAACACCATCGAGGCGGTGGTCCCCACCACCGACCCCGCACAATGGCGCGACGGCGATGCCTGGCTGGCGGGCGGAACCGTCCTCTTCTCCTACGGCAGCTACGCCTTTGGCCCGCAGCCGCTCAAACGGCTCCTGGACCTCGGTGCCGCAGGCTGGGAACCGGTCGCCGTCACCGACGATGGAATCGAACTTGCTGCCACCTGCACCATCGCCGGGCTGTACAGCCTCCCCGGCTCGCCGGACGTGGCAGGCCGGGCCTGGCCGGGACTGGACCTGGTCCGGCCGTGCTGCGATTCCTTCGTGGCGTCCTTCAAGGTGTGGAACATGTCCACGGTCGGCGGCAACCTCTGTACATCATTGCCTGCAGGACCTGTTATTTCGCTCTGTGCAGGCCTTGACGGCGTCGCCACCATCCTGGGTCCCGGCGGCACCAGCCGGACCGTTCCGGTGGCCGACTTCGTCACGGGGGATGCAACAAACTGCCTGGCACCCGGTGAGCTGCTGCGCAGTGTCTACCTCCCGGCGTCGGCCCTCGCCTCCCGGGCGGCCTTCCGTCGCCTCTCGCTGAGCAACCTGGGCAGGTCCGGGGTGCTGCTGATTGGAAGGCTCGACGGCGGAACATCCCTGGTCCTGACCGTCACCGCAGCCACCAAGCGGCCGGTGCAGCTGCGCTTCGACGGGATCCCGGACGCTGATGAACTGGCAGCGTCGCTGGACGAGAGCATCCCCGGCGACCTGTACCACGACGATATCCACGGGCTGCCGGCCTGGCGCCGGGACATGACCTTCCGGCTCGCGGAGGAGATCCGCTCGGAACTCGCGGCTCCGCAAGGGGCGCCCGGGCTGACCGTATCCGGAGACTTCTGGCCGCCGCAGGCCAGGCACAACGCACTTTCGAAAGGGGCCTGA
- a CDS encoding DUF5655 domain-containing protein encodes MVIVDAQQLFPGALKEIYDALSARVLGLGDDIVEELSRTQVSYGAARKFVWLTPVTKTKALLTMDMWDEHQASFLRGVIRFRHDKYTHQIEVRSAADIETVAALGWFEESAAWGRKQRWPNNPQALHGDLL; translated from the coding sequence ATGGTGATTGTGGATGCACAACAGCTTTTTCCCGGCGCACTCAAAGAGATTTATGATGCTCTTTCCGCTCGGGTGCTCGGACTGGGTGACGACATCGTCGAAGAGTTATCGAGAACGCAGGTGAGTTACGGTGCGGCCCGGAAGTTCGTGTGGCTCACCCCGGTCACGAAGACCAAAGCGCTTCTGACAATGGACATGTGGGATGAGCACCAGGCTTCGTTCCTCCGTGGCGTTATCCGATTTCGTCACGACAAGTACACACACCAGATCGAAGTGCGTTCGGCAGCCGACATTGAGACTGTGGCCGCGCTCGGCTGGTTCGAGGAATCAGCCGCTTGGGGTCGGAAGCAACGTTGGCCGAACAACCCTCAAGCCCTCCATGGGGATCTTTTGTGA